One genomic region from Stutzerimonas decontaminans encodes:
- a CDS encoding methyl-accepting chemotaxis protein, with the protein MNSSASRQMSVQTKINLALVLVLVAIMSASLFIAASTEKRLVLQVVEQQTKDAADSYFDSINTMMLTGTMAQREVLRNKILARPGVIDARIIRGEEVTKVFGPGFAHQAPADALDRRALSGEEIIEVNKQNGGRVLTVINPILAHADYRGTNCLTCHQVSENAVMGAVRISYDLKALDQEVDRNIMISGAIQLLLLVIGVVVMCMTVRHVIIRRITAMRHTMNAMAEDEDLSRSVAVGAKDEIGAMGDAFNRMIGKFRHSLEAVAGVTHQLTDVSERVSHVAEKTLAAVNEQRNETDMVASAMNEMSATVQEVARNANQTATASTGADTESKAGVKVATEALDGIEVLIAEIEKAAQVIQRVESDSASIDMVLGVINGIAEQTNLLALNAAIEAARAGEQGRGFAVVADEVRTLASRTQKSTEEIQAMIEQLQSGVRNAVQAMSEAQLRARSGSQCVEKAAQSLGVIADEVGTINEMNTQIATAAEQQSAVAEEINRNITTISRIADTTSADATQTSQISDELVRLATELNRLVGQFKL; encoded by the coding sequence ATGAACAGCTCCGCCTCTCGACAGATGTCCGTGCAGACCAAAATCAATCTGGCCCTGGTATTGGTGCTGGTGGCGATCATGTCCGCCTCCTTGTTCATAGCCGCCAGTACGGAAAAGCGCCTGGTCCTGCAGGTGGTGGAGCAGCAGACCAAGGATGCCGCCGACTCCTATTTCGATAGCATCAACACCATGATGCTGACCGGCACCATGGCGCAGCGTGAGGTCTTGCGAAACAAGATCCTCGCGCGCCCGGGTGTAATCGATGCACGCATCATCCGGGGTGAGGAAGTCACCAAGGTGTTCGGTCCAGGCTTCGCACACCAGGCGCCTGCCGACGCGCTGGATCGGCGCGCGCTGAGTGGCGAGGAGATTATCGAGGTCAACAAGCAGAACGGCGGCCGTGTGCTGACCGTCATCAACCCCATCCTCGCGCACGCTGATTACCGGGGCACAAACTGCCTGACCTGCCACCAGGTCAGCGAAAATGCAGTCATGGGCGCTGTGCGCATCAGCTATGACCTGAAAGCGCTGGATCAGGAAGTCGATCGCAACATCATGATCAGTGGTGCGATTCAGTTGCTGTTGCTGGTCATTGGCGTGGTGGTCATGTGTATGACCGTGCGCCATGTGATCATTCGTCGCATCACCGCCATGCGCCACACCATGAATGCCATGGCCGAAGATGAAGATCTCAGCCGCAGCGTTGCTGTAGGCGCGAAGGACGAGATCGGCGCGATGGGCGATGCCTTCAACCGCATGATCGGCAAGTTCCGCCACAGCCTGGAAGCCGTTGCCGGCGTCACTCATCAGCTTACGGACGTGTCCGAGCGCGTTTCCCATGTCGCCGAGAAGACCCTGGCGGCAGTCAACGAGCAGCGCAACGAAACCGATATGGTCGCCTCGGCGATGAACGAGATGAGCGCGACCGTGCAGGAAGTGGCACGTAACGCCAACCAGACCGCCACCGCCTCTACCGGGGCCGATACCGAGTCCAAGGCCGGGGTGAAGGTCGCGACCGAAGCGCTTGATGGCATTGAAGTGCTGATCGCCGAGATCGAGAAGGCGGCGCAAGTGATTCAGCGGGTCGAAAGCGACAGTGCCAGCATCGACATGGTGCTCGGTGTGATCAACGGCATCGCCGAACAGACCAACCTGCTCGCCTTGAACGCTGCCATCGAAGCGGCACGCGCCGGCGAACAGGGTCGCGGCTTCGCGGTGGTTGCCGATGAGGTGCGCACCCTCGCTTCGCGTACACAGAAGTCCACCGAAGAAATCCAGGCGATGATCGAGCAACTGCAGAGTGGCGTACGTAACGCCGTGCAAGCCATGAGCGAAGCGCAATTGCGCGCCCGCTCGGGTTCGCAATGCGTCGAGAAGGCCGCGCAAAGCCTTGGTGTGATCGCCGATGAAGTCGGCACCATCAACGAGATGAACACCCAGATCGCAACGGCCGCCGAGCAGCAGAGCGCGGTTGCCGAAGAGATCAACCGCAACATCACGACCATCAGTCGCATCGCCGACACCACCTCGGCGGACGCAACACAGACTTCGCAGATCAGCGATGAGCTGGTGCGCCTGGCGACCGAACTGAACCGACTGGTCGGCCAGTTCAAGCTCTGA
- a CDS encoding copper chaperone PCu(A)C: MLLRLLAAGAITALCMPAIAQEHHHDHQAPVEAVATELAVSQAWSRAMPPSAPTGAVYFVLENRGDQPQRLVGAQTPRAVKTELHTHVHQGDMMKMQQIESVDVPASGKVEFKPGGNHVMLFGLKQPLVAGESFPLTLQFESGAEVTTEVSIEVDAPAASGATQGHHH, translated from the coding sequence ATGCTGCTTCGCTTACTGGCCGCAGGTGCCATCACCGCCCTTTGCATGCCTGCGATCGCGCAGGAACACCACCACGACCATCAAGCGCCTGTGGAAGCAGTTGCGACTGAACTCGCTGTCAGCCAGGCCTGGTCGCGCGCAATGCCGCCAAGCGCGCCCACCGGTGCGGTCTATTTCGTTCTGGAGAATCGCGGTGATCAACCGCAACGGCTAGTTGGGGCACAGACGCCACGGGCCGTGAAGACCGAACTGCACACCCATGTGCATCAGGGCGACATGATGAAGATGCAGCAGATCGAGTCGGTCGACGTGCCCGCTTCGGGCAAGGTTGAGTTCAAGCCGGGCGGAAACCACGTCATGCTGTTCGGACTCAAGCAGCCGCTGGTCGCTGGCGAGAGCTTTCCGCTGACGCTGCAGTTCGAGAGTGGCGCCGAGGTCACCACCGAAGTAAGTATCGAAGTTGATGCCCCCGCTGCTAGCGGCGCGACGCAGGGCCATCATCACTGA
- the galU gene encoding UTP--glucose-1-phosphate uridylyltransferase GalU has protein sequence MIKKCLFPAAGYGTRFLPATKAMPKEMLPVVNKPLIQYGVEEALAAGLNQIAIVTGRGKRSLEDHFDISYELEHQIRNTDKEKYLVGIRRLIDECSFSYTRQVEMKGLGHAILSGRPLIGDEPFAVVLADDLCINLDGDPVLAQMVKLYNQFRCSIVAIQEVPPEETSKYGVIAGEMIRDDIYRVSHMVEKPKPEDAPSNMAIIGRYILTPDIFDLIEQTEPGKGGEIQITDALMRQAQDGCVLAYKFKGQRFDCGSAEGYIAATNFCYEHFYLTGKAF, from the coding sequence ATGATCAAAAAATGCCTTTTCCCCGCTGCCGGATATGGCACACGTTTTCTTCCCGCAACCAAGGCCATGCCCAAGGAAATGCTGCCGGTGGTGAACAAGCCGCTGATTCAGTACGGGGTAGAAGAGGCACTGGCGGCTGGGCTTAACCAGATCGCGATCGTTACCGGGCGCGGCAAGCGCTCGCTGGAAGACCATTTCGATATCAGCTATGAGCTGGAACACCAGATCCGCAACACCGACAAGGAAAAATACCTGGTTGGTATTCGCCGCCTGATCGATGAGTGCAGTTTTTCCTACACCCGCCAAGTTGAAATGAAGGGCCTCGGCCACGCGATTCTTAGCGGCCGCCCGCTGATCGGCGACGAGCCGTTCGCCGTGGTGCTGGCGGATGATCTGTGCATCAACCTGGACGGTGATCCTGTCCTGGCGCAGATGGTCAAGCTGTACAACCAGTTCCGCTGTTCGATCGTGGCGATTCAGGAAGTTCCGCCGGAAGAGACCAGCAAGTACGGCGTAATTGCCGGCGAGATGATCCGCGACGACATCTACCGCGTCAGCCACATGGTCGAGAAGCCCAAGCCGGAAGACGCGCCGTCCAACATGGCGATCATTGGCCGCTACATTCTGACCCCGGACATCTTCGATCTCATCGAGCAGACCGAGCCGGGCAAGGGTGGCGAAATCCAGATCACCGACGCGCTGATGCGCCAGGCCCAGGATGGCTGCGTACTCGCATACAAGTTCAAGGGGCAGCGCTTCGACTGCGGTAGCGCCGAGGGCTACATCGCGGCGACCAACTTCTGTTATGAGCACTTCTACCTAACCGGTAAGGCGTTCTGA
- a CDS encoding VOC family protein produces MRPTLTHLALHVPDLQACIAFYERFCGMHVFHERPGKGSRIVWMAEPGKEREFIFVMMPGGKDRALAMDDYSHFGFALASREEVDEIADRAREDGCLIWEPRDEPYPVGYYCGLRDPAGNYVEFSFGQPLGPGAEDMPQP; encoded by the coding sequence ATGCGCCCTACCCTTACCCATCTCGCGCTGCACGTGCCTGACCTGCAGGCCTGCATCGCCTTCTACGAACGCTTCTGCGGCATGCACGTGTTCCACGAACGCCCTGGCAAAGGCTCACGAATCGTCTGGATGGCCGAGCCTGGCAAGGAGCGCGAGTTCATTTTCGTGATGATGCCGGGCGGCAAGGATCGGGCGCTGGCGATGGACGACTACAGCCATTTCGGTTTTGCGCTGGCCAGTCGGGAAGAGGTCGATGAGATCGCCGATCGGGCACGCGAGGACGGCTGTCTGATATGGGAGCCGCGCGACGAGCCCTATCCGGTGGGCTACTACTGCGGACTACGCGACCCGGCGGGCAATTATGTCGAGTTCAGCTTTGGCCAGCCGCTCGGGCCAGGCGCTGAAGACATGCCGCAGCCCTGA
- the gorA gene encoding glutathione-disulfide reductase, translating to MAYDFDLFVIGAGSGGVRAARFAAGFGARVAVAESRYLGGTCVNVGCVPKKLLVYGAHYAEDIGQAQGYGWTIDGATFDWKALIANKDREIQRLNGIYRSILVDSGVTLLQAHARLVDAHTVEVEGKRYSAEHILIATGGWPHVPEIVGREHAITSNEAFYLESLPRRVLVVGGGYIAVEFASIFHGCGADTRLLYRGELFLRGFDGALRDHLKDEMIKKGVDLQFNADIVHIDKQADGSLLATLEDGRTLEADCIFYATGRRPMLDNLGLEQAGVALDARGYIAVDDEYRTSVSSILAIGDVIGRIQLTPVALAEGMAVARRLFKPEQYRKVDYATIPTAVFSLPNMATVGLTEEQAREKGYKVTIFESRFRPMKLTMTDSLERSLMKLVVDAETDRVLGCHMAGPDAGEIMQGLAVALKAGATKQVFDETMGIHPTAAEEFVTMRTPAAI from the coding sequence ATGGCTTACGACTTCGATCTTTTCGTCATCGGCGCGGGTTCAGGTGGCGTTCGTGCGGCGCGGTTCGCTGCGGGTTTCGGTGCCCGGGTAGCGGTTGCCGAAAGCCGCTACCTGGGCGGCACTTGCGTGAACGTAGGCTGCGTACCGAAGAAGCTGCTGGTCTACGGCGCGCACTACGCCGAGGACATCGGCCAGGCGCAGGGTTATGGCTGGACCATCGACGGCGCTACCTTCGACTGGAAAGCCCTGATTGCCAACAAGGATCGTGAGATCCAGCGGCTCAACGGCATCTATCGGAGCATTCTGGTGGACAGCGGCGTGACCCTGCTGCAGGCACACGCTCGTCTGGTGGACGCGCATACCGTCGAGGTTGAAGGCAAACGGTACAGTGCCGAGCATATTCTGATTGCGACCGGCGGCTGGCCGCACGTTCCGGAAATTGTCGGTCGCGAGCATGCGATTACCTCCAACGAAGCGTTCTACCTCGAATCCCTGCCGCGACGCGTGCTGGTCGTCGGTGGCGGCTACATCGCAGTTGAATTCGCATCGATCTTCCATGGCTGCGGTGCGGATACCAGGCTGCTCTATCGTGGCGAATTGTTCCTGCGCGGCTTCGATGGGGCGCTACGCGATCACCTGAAGGATGAAATGATCAAGAAGGGCGTGGACCTGCAGTTCAACGCCGACATCGTGCATATCGACAAGCAGGCCGATGGCAGCCTGCTGGCCACGCTGGAAGATGGCCGCACGCTCGAAGCGGACTGCATCTTCTACGCGACCGGGCGCCGTCCGATGCTGGACAACCTGGGTCTGGAACAAGCAGGCGTGGCGCTGGACGCTCGCGGATACATCGCAGTCGATGATGAATACCGCACTTCGGTATCGTCGATTCTGGCGATCGGTGACGTGATCGGTCGTATCCAGCTGACGCCAGTGGCATTGGCCGAAGGCATGGCGGTTGCGCGACGGCTGTTCAAGCCAGAGCAATACCGCAAGGTGGATTACGCGACCATCCCGACGGCAGTGTTCAGTCTGCCGAACATGGCGACAGTCGGCCTCACCGAAGAACAAGCCCGCGAAAAGGGCTACAAGGTCACCATTTTCGAAAGCCGCTTCCGGCCGATGAAGCTGACCATGACGGACAGCCTCGAGCGGAGCCTGATGAAGCTGGTAGTGGACGCCGAAACCGACCGCGTACTGGGCTGCCACATGGCTGGGCCGGACGCCGGTGAGATCATGCAGGGGCTGGCCGTGGCACTGAAGGCGGGTGCGACCAAACAGGTGTTCGACGAAACCATGGGCATCCACCCGACAGCGGCCGAGGAGTTCGTCACCATGCGTACGCCCGCGGCAATCTGA